CGCCCCCGCCGGTGACCGCGACGGTGATCGCCACGACCTGGGCGATGATGGCCGCGTTGGCCTCGATCAGCGCAAGCTTGCGGAACTCCATCGCCCGGCGCAGCAGCGCCATCGGCACGGACCCGACGGCGACGGCGAGCACGGACAGTCCCATGACCTGCAGCAGCGGGGCGGCCTCGGGCACGTCGAGCGCCGCGCCGATGAACGGCGCCGCGACCGCGATCGCCCCGGCCAGTGCCGCACCGGAGACGAGCGAGAACCAGAAGGCGGTCGCGAGCGTGCGCTCGTCCACCTCGTCGGCCTGGACGAGGTACGCCGAGAAGCCGGCATCGGCCAGGACGTAGATCAGCGGGAGCAGCGTCGTGGCAGTGGCGGCGACGCCGAAGTCCTCGGGCGACAGGATCCGGGTGAGGATGATGATCGTCAGGAAGCCGCCGAGGCGGGTGATCCAGCGCTGCGCGGTCATCCACAGGACACTGATGGAGGTGTGCCGGGCGAGTCCGGTGTCGTCGCTCATTCCCACCCCATCGCACGGACCTCGGTCCATCGCCCCAAACCGCGGAAAGGCAGCGGCCGACCGCAATACACTGTACTGCGCGGCACTGTCCGTCAGAGGCCGAATGCGCAGACCGCCCGCACCTCGCGGGCGACGTCGAGAGGACCGATTCATGAGCGACGGTCGACCGGGTTCGAGTGCGGCGCGACGCGTCCTGCGCCCCCGCACGTGGCGTCGCTGGGCGCGGATGGCGAACTTCGCCGGCTACGACGGCGCCTCGATCGACGACGCCACGATCGGCGCCGGGGTGCGCCTCTCCCCCACCGTCTCGGTGCGCAACGGCAGCCGCGTCACGATCGGGGAAGGCTCGCACATCGGCCAGGGCAGCTGCCTGTGGGCCGGCGACTCCAGCGGCCGCATCACCCTGGGCGACCACGCCCTCCTCGGCCCCGACGTCTTCATCACCGCCTCGAACTACGACTTCGACGCGGGGCCGGGTCCTGTCATGGACCTGCCGAAGCGGGAGGCCGACGTCGTGATCGGGGCGAACACGTGGCTGGGCACGCGGGTCGTCGTGCTGCCGGGCGTCACGATCGGCGACGGCACCATCGTGGCCGCCGGCGCGGTGGTCACCCGCGACCTGCCGCCCGACTCCGTGGCGGCCGGCGTCCCCGCCAAGGTCGTGCGCCGCCGCGGTGCCGCGACGTGAGCACGGCCGACCTGGCGATCGTCATCGTCACCTACAACAGCGCCGACTGGGTGGGCCGCTGCCTGGACTCGCTCCCGGCGGCGCTCGGCGACCT
This genomic interval from Aeromicrobium choanae contains the following:
- a CDS encoding acyltransferase; this encodes MSDGRPGSSAARRVLRPRTWRRWARMANFAGYDGASIDDATIGAGVRLSPTVSVRNGSRVTIGEGSHIGQGSCLWAGDSSGRITLGDHALLGPDVFITASNYDFDAGPGPVMDLPKREADVVIGANTWLGTRVVVLPGVTIGDGTIVAAGAVVTRDLPPDSVAAGVPAKVVRRRGAAT